A window of the Halococcus agarilyticus genome harbors these coding sequences:
- a CDS encoding protein sorting system archaetidylserine synthase (This PssA-like phosphatidyltransferase, along with a PssD-like decarboxylase, is required in Haloarchaea for the archaeosortase ArtA to replace the PGF-CTERM sorting signal with a C-terminal lipid anchor.): protein MQPRFVARLGLADAVTATNAGLGFLAAAAAAVDPGLAARLILLAAVADGLDGALAQHVGSTPVGEFLDSLADVASFGVAPALFVFGVARTAWDLSLAAPSLRLVLALSVTGLFVVTAVVRLGLYTAYDIGRGATEGAQTTLAATVLAVAYLAGVRSPAVLLGVTLVFVVLMVVPVRYPDLRVRDALVMGGIQALSIIVPTAFGRLFPRTLLAAALAYLVLAPRLYRRGTPEGKRT from the coding sequence ATGCAGCCCCGCTTCGTCGCACGGCTCGGCCTCGCCGACGCCGTCACGGCGACGAACGCCGGTCTCGGATTCCTCGCGGCGGCCGCCGCGGCGGTCGATCCGGGACTCGCCGCGAGGCTGATCCTCCTCGCGGCGGTCGCCGACGGCCTCGACGGCGCGCTCGCCCAGCACGTCGGGAGCACGCCGGTCGGGGAGTTCCTCGATTCGCTCGCCGACGTCGCCTCCTTCGGCGTCGCGCCCGCGCTGTTCGTCTTCGGGGTCGCGCGCACCGCGTGGGACCTCTCGCTCGCCGCACCGTCCCTTCGTCTGGTGCTCGCCCTCTCCGTGACCGGACTGTTCGTCGTGACGGCGGTCGTCAGGCTCGGACTGTACACCGCCTACGACATCGGGCGTGGGGCGACCGAGGGCGCACAGACCACACTGGCGGCGACGGTGCTCGCGGTCGCCTATCTCGCCGGAGTGCGCTCGCCCGCGGTGCTTCTCGGCGTGACTCTCGTCTTCGTCGTGTTGATGGTCGTCCCCGTCCGGTATCCCGACCTCCGGGTTCGGGACGCCCTGGTCATGGGGGGGATTCAGGCGCTGTCGATCATCGTCCCGACCGCGTTCGGCCGGCTGTTTCCCCGTACCCTGCTCGCTGCCGCACTCGCGTACCTCGTGCTCGCGCCGCGGCTGTATCGTCGCGGGACTCCCGAAGGGAAACGCACTTAG
- a CDS encoding plastocyanin/azurin family copper-binding protein: MDRRAFLGTAAGVVAVGLAGCTGQSSEQGDYDIGMSSSAFLQPENFEPQVGESVVWRNTGSRTHTVTAYESQIPDEATFFASGGFEGTDAARDAWLQGGGGGIGSGETFEVTFDVPGTYDYFCIPHERGGMRNEFTVVE; the protein is encoded by the coding sequence ATGGATCGACGCGCGTTTCTCGGAACGGCCGCGGGCGTCGTCGCCGTCGGCCTCGCGGGCTGTACCGGCCAGTCGAGCGAACAGGGCGACTACGACATCGGGATGAGTTCGAGCGCGTTTCTCCAACCCGAGAACTTCGAGCCACAGGTCGGCGAGTCGGTCGTCTGGCGCAACACCGGCTCGCGAACCCACACCGTGACCGCCTACGAATCGCAGATTCCGGACGAGGCGACGTTCTTCGCCTCCGGCGGGTTCGAGGGGACGGACGCGGCTCGTGACGCCTGGCTCCAGGGTGGTGGCGGCGGTATCGGGAGCGGCGAAACGTTCGAGGTGACGTTCGACGTCCCCGGCACGTACGACTACTTCTGCATCCCACACGAAAGGGGTGGGATGCGAAACGAGTTCACCGTCGTCGAATAG
- a CDS encoding 30S ribosomal protein S3ae: MSERSVSRQQQEKRWYTVFAPEEFDRAELGETPADEPDQVLDRTIETTLGDLTDDAGANNVKLTFRIRDMGSDAAYTEFVKHELTRDYLDSLVRRGASKVEAYLTVLTSDDYRVRIQPVAFTTQKADDSQERAIRRRMTELVEEAARERTFEELVDSVTQGRLSSAIYGEARTIYPLRRVEVAKLALDAHPEEVAEEEETAVDVEEDDVEV, from the coding sequence ATGAGCGAACGATCAGTTTCACGACAGCAACAGGAGAAACGGTGGTACACCGTGTTCGCGCCCGAGGAGTTCGACCGGGCCGAGCTCGGCGAGACCCCCGCGGACGAACCGGACCAGGTGCTCGATCGCACCATCGAAACCACGCTCGGCGACCTCACCGACGACGCCGGCGCGAACAACGTCAAGCTCACGTTTCGGATCAGGGACATGGGCAGCGACGCGGCCTACACCGAGTTCGTCAAACACGAGCTCACCCGGGACTACCTCGACAGTCTCGTGCGCCGCGGGGCCTCGAAGGTCGAGGCGTACCTCACAGTCCTGACGAGTGACGACTACCGGGTTCGCATCCAGCCGGTCGCGTTCACGACCCAGAAGGCTGACGACAGCCAGGAACGCGCGATCCGTCGGCGGATGACCGAACTCGTCGAGGAGGCGGCCCGAGAGCGGACCTTCGAGGAACTCGTCGACAGCGTGACCCAGGGCCGGCTGTCGAGTGCGATCTACGGCGAGGCGCGCACCATCTACCCGCTTCGCCGGGTGGAGGTCGCCAAGCTCGCGCTCGACGCCCATCCCGAGGAAGTCGCCGAGGAGGAAGAGACCGCAGTCGACGTCGAGGAAGACGACGTCGAGGTCTGA
- a CDS encoding KEOPS complex subunit Pcc1, whose product MSRHARLRTASTHAEVVAAALVPDNTAEMATTVDGETIETTITRETTGGLRTTVDDYVVNLSVAERVAGAAEQRTTDRRTDHEADRTAANRVTDQPRTANDADDTQTTDDTNP is encoded by the coding sequence GTGAGCCGCCACGCTCGTCTCCGGACCGCATCGACCCACGCCGAGGTCGTCGCCGCGGCGCTCGTCCCCGACAACACCGCCGAGATGGCAACGACGGTCGACGGTGAGACGATCGAGACCACGATCACGCGCGAGACGACCGGCGGACTCCGCACCACGGTCGACGACTACGTTGTCAACCTCTCGGTGGCCGAACGCGTCGCGGGGGCGGCCGAGCAGCGCACGACCGATCGAAGGACCGACCACGAGGCGGATCGAACAGCAGCGAACCGAGTGACCGACCAACCGCGAACCGCGAACGACGCGGACGACACCCAGACAACCGACGACACCAACCCATGA